One segment of Streptomyces sp. NBC_00576 DNA contains the following:
- a CDS encoding penicillin-binding transpeptidase domain-containing protein, which produces MGKRRRVAERRSARKTRPAVVGGMIAVVVGGAGFGVYALFGGGAAAEDGSSTAATADKKPSVPTGPVPAAQVKAIATQFLTAWQTGKITQAAAATNDTTTAAATLLTGYTKDAHITGVTITPGTATGAKVPFTVKGTVTYGATSKPLTYASALSVVRRTSDGKPLVDWHASVVHPDLADGDKLLTGEAGTPPIKAVDRDGGELTLTKYPSLGTVLDSLREKYGKKAGGKAGIELRVVRGTESKAAKSADKTLLELSKGTPGTVKTTLSPTLQAAAEAQVAKKAKSSVVLMRPSTGEILAVANQSHGFNTAFQGSLAPGSTMKVLTSSLLIEKGLASPDKAHPCPKFFTYGGWKFQNDDKFEIKGGTFKASFARSCNTAFISQAKKLDNDSLTKQAQQVFGLGMDNWAIGVSTFDGSVPVQSQAQMAASLIGQGGVRMNPLNMASVAATVESGVFRQPYLVSSEVDGRTLAKASRTMSSSTLSQLRELLQYTAAYGTAAEAMAGLGPDYGAKTGSAEVDGQKQPNGWFTAYRGDLAGAGVVVQGGHGGSTAGPIVAALLKAGS; this is translated from the coding sequence GTGGGCAAGAGAAGGCGCGTCGCCGAGCGACGGAGTGCACGCAAGACCAGGCCCGCGGTGGTCGGCGGGATGATCGCCGTGGTGGTCGGCGGCGCCGGTTTCGGCGTCTACGCGCTGTTCGGCGGCGGAGCGGCGGCCGAGGACGGCTCCTCCACGGCGGCCACGGCCGACAAGAAGCCGTCGGTGCCGACGGGACCCGTACCGGCGGCCCAGGTCAAGGCGATCGCCACGCAGTTCCTGACGGCCTGGCAGACCGGCAAGATCACCCAGGCGGCAGCGGCGACGAACGACACCACAACGGCCGCTGCGACGCTCCTCACCGGCTACACCAAGGATGCCCACATCACCGGTGTGACGATCACACCCGGCACGGCGACGGGCGCCAAGGTCCCCTTCACGGTCAAGGGCACGGTGACGTACGGCGCCACGAGCAAGCCGCTGACGTACGCGAGCGCCCTGAGCGTGGTCCGGCGTACGTCCGACGGGAAGCCGCTGGTCGACTGGCACGCGTCGGTGGTCCACCCCGACCTGGCGGACGGCGACAAACTCCTCACCGGCGAGGCCGGCACTCCGCCGATCAAGGCCGTCGACCGGGACGGCGGTGAGCTGACGCTCACGAAGTACCCGTCGCTGGGCACGGTCCTGGACAGCCTCAGGGAGAAGTACGGCAAGAAGGCCGGCGGCAAGGCGGGCATCGAACTGCGCGTCGTGCGCGGTACGGAGTCCAAGGCCGCGAAGTCGGCCGACAAGACGCTGCTGGAGCTGAGCAAGGGCACGCCTGGCACTGTGAAGACGACGCTGAGCCCGACCCTGCAGGCGGCGGCGGAGGCACAGGTCGCGAAGAAAGCGAAGTCGTCGGTGGTGCTCATGCGCCCCTCGACGGGCGAGATCCTGGCGGTGGCGAACCAGTCGCACGGCTTCAACACGGCGTTCCAGGGCTCGTTGGCGCCGGGTTCGACGATGAAGGTCCTCACGTCGTCGCTGCTGATCGAGAAGGGGCTGGCGTCGCCGGACAAGGCGCATCCGTGCCCGAAGTTCTTCACCTACGGCGGCTGGAAGTTCCAGAACGACGACAAGTTCGAGATCAAGGGCGGCACGTTCAAGGCGAGCTTCGCGCGGTCCTGCAACACGGCCTTCATCAGCCAGGCCAAGAAACTCGACAACGACAGCCTGACCAAGCAGGCGCAGCAGGTGTTCGGCCTCGGCATGGACAACTGGGCGATCGGCGTCTCGACCTTCGACGGCTCGGTACCGGTGCAGTCGCAGGCGCAGATGGCGGCGTCGCTGATCGGCCAGGGCGGGGTGCGGATGAACCCCCTGAACATGGCGTCGGTGGCGGCGACCGTGGAGTCGGGGGTGTTCCGGCAGCCGTACCTGGTCTCGTCGGAGGTGGACGGACGCACGCTGGCGAAGGCGTCGCGGACGATGTCGTCGTCGACGCTGTCGCAACTGCGGGAACTGCTGCAGTACACGGCGGCGTACGGAACGGCGGCGGAGGCGATGGCCGGGCTGGGCCCCGACTACGGGGCGAAGACGGGCTCGGCGGAAGTCGACGGCCAGAAGCAGCCGAACGGCTGGTTCACGGCATACCGGGGAGACCTGGCGGGCGCGGGCGTGGTCGTACAGGGCGGCCACGGAGGCAGCACGGCGGGCCCGATCGTGGCGGCGTTGTTGAAGGCGG